One window from the genome of Nocardia higoensis encodes:
- a CDS encoding YajQ family cyclic di-GMP-binding protein, with translation MADSSFDVVSKVDRQEVDNALHQAEKELSTRYDFRGTGATIEWSGEDKIVLTAEAEERVKAALEVFKEKLIRRDISLKAFDAGEPAASGKTYKITGTLVQGIDTEHAKKISKKIRDEGPKGVKAQIQGDELRVSSKKRDDLQAVIALLKGEDFGIALQFVNYR, from the coding sequence GTGGCCGATTCGTCATTCGATGTCGTGAGCAAGGTCGATCGGCAGGAGGTCGACAACGCCCTGCATCAGGCGGAGAAGGAGCTGAGCACCCGCTACGACTTCCGTGGCACCGGCGCGACGATCGAGTGGTCCGGCGAGGACAAGATCGTCCTGACCGCCGAGGCCGAGGAGCGTGTGAAGGCGGCGCTCGAGGTCTTCAAGGAGAAGCTGATCCGCCGCGACATCTCGCTCAAGGCGTTCGACGCGGGCGAGCCCGCGGCCTCCGGCAAGACCTACAAGATCACCGGCACACTCGTGCAGGGCATCGACACCGAGCACGCGAAGAAGATCTCCAAGAAGATCCGCGACGAGGGGCCCAAGGGCGTCAAGGCGCAGATCCAGGGCGACGAACTGCGGGTCAGCAGCAAGAAGCGCGACGACCTGCAGGCGGTCATCGCGCTGCTCAAGGGCGAGGACTTCGGCATCGCCCTGCAGTTCGTCAACTACCGCTAG